DNA from Halofilum ochraceum:
GATAGCCTCGGCGATCCGGAGGCGGTCAAGCGCATCCTGCGCCAGTACGAGGTCAATGCCCTCGGTCCGCTGCTGGCGACCCATGCCTTCGCCGGGCATCTGCCGGCCGGCTCGAAGGTGGCATTGATCACCAGCCGCATGGGTTCCATCGGTGACAACGACTCGGGCGGTCAATACGGATACCGTATGTCCAAGGCCGCGCTCAACGCCGCGGGCAAATCGCTCTCGATCGACCTCGGCGCCCGGCGCATCGCGGTCGGTATCTTCCACCCCGGCTTCGTGCGCACGGAGATGACCGGCCACAACGGCCAGCTCGAACCCAGTGAATCGGCCGCGCTGCTGGCCGAGCGGATCGACGAGCTCCAGCTGGAAAATGCGGGGCGTTTCCTGCATGCGAACGGGGAGATCCTGCCGTGGTAACCGGTTCTCGTCGCGCGAGGGTGTACCGGAGTCCGGCGTAGTATACTGAAGGCATGCGAACCGCCCGTATCCTGTTGCTCGTGTTGTCGGCCACCCTGCTGGCCGGATGTGCCACGTTCCGCCCCGAGGCGCCCGAGGTACGGCTCGCCGATCTTTCGATCGAAAGCATCGGTCTGTTCGAGCAGAGCTACCGGCTCGGTCTGCGCATGCGCAATCCGAACGACCGCGCCCTCGACGTGGAGTCGCTGCGCTTCGATCTCACACTTTCCGGGCGTTCCTTCGCCGACGGCGTGGCCACCGAGGGCTTCACCTTGCCGGCCGGGGGCGAGGAGCGTGTCGAGGTGGTCGTGCGATCCGATCTCGGTTCCGTCCTCGATCTTCTGAGCGATTGGGTCGACGGCAACCGCGCGCTGCCGTATAGACTGAGCGGCGAGGCGCGCCTCGCCGATTGG
Protein-coding regions in this window:
- a CDS encoding LEA type 2 family protein; translation: MRTARILLLVLSATLLAGCATFRPEAPEVRLADLSIESIGLFEQSYRLGLRMRNPNDRALDVESLRFDLTLSGRSFADGVATEGFTLPAGGEERVEVVVRSDLGSVLDLLSDWVDGNRALPYRLSGEARLADWGGITVPFSRDGRLDIPAESGE
- a CDS encoding SDR family oxidoreductase yields the protein MSGHTIAITGANRGIGLELTRLFIARGDHVIALCRRAGDALPASGAEIIDGVDVTSADDLRAAAERIGDRHIDTLVNVAGVLTSEDFDSLGDPEAVKRILRQYEVNALGPLLATHAFAGHLPAGSKVALITSRMGSIGDNDSGGQYGYRMSKAALNAAGKSLSIDLGARRIAVGIFHPGFVRTEMTGHNGQLEPSESAALLAERIDELQLENAGRFLHANGEILPW